The segment CGGTTGCGATAGATGGCCTTGCCTTCCTCGCTTGCCATTCTCACCTTCATCTGCTGAAAAAGGGGCTCGTAACAGCTGATGTAAACGGTCCTGCCCCGCTCCCCCTTGCAGCACCTCCCCTTCAACTCGCAAGCGTTGCACTGCTCCGGGCTGAACTGAAATATATTGCCCTTGCGTTTCTGCTCGCCGTCGAACACCGCCCGCCGGTGATAGGGCGCTGCGTTCCCTGCCGGACAGGTCAGGCTGTCGTTTGCCTCGTCGTATGTGAAATCCTCTACGGTAAAGAACTCGGGATCGATATGGTTGGTTTTCTTTGTGAGACTGATGTAACCGGTGATTCCTGCATTGTCGAGCGCCTCCAGGTTGGCCCCCGAGTCATAGGCCTTGTCCGCGCTCAGCTCCTCCGGCACGAGAGCGTGGGCCTGCTCCTGCTGCACGAGCAGGGGTTTAAGCTCCTGCCCGTCGTTCACATTAGCCGGAGTGGTCTCGACGGCGGTGACTATCTCCGATTCTTCCTCCACCACCAAATGTCCCTTGTACCCCGCCCAGCGCTTCGATTCCTTCCTCCCCATGCGCGCGTCGGGATCGACCGGGCTCACCAGTCTGTCCTCGGCTCCTTCTTCCCTATCCGCCACAGCTTTCTCCAACAAATCCAGTCCCATCGACAATCTATCGCTAGCTTCGAGACGACCACGTTCCAGTTCCCGCGACACCTCGCTAAAGAGCGCCCCGGCCTGCTCTATCTCCTGCTCCAGGTTGTCCTCCTTGCGAGTGTACTTGTCCTGCTGGTCGAAACCGGCCTCTTTGCCGCCCAGCCTATCGGCGATCTTGGGGTTCTGTTTGCCGACGCTGTCGAGCACGTTCCTGCGGCACAGGCGTATCAGGCCGGTGAGGCTGACGACGGCCATATCGGCTACGATGTGTGTGGAATCGATTATCTGGCGCTTGCCTGTGACCAGCTTCTTATCGATGCATTGCTGCACGATCCGCTCGAACACCTGGCGGAACTTCTCCTCTCCCAATCTGATGGCGCGGAAGTAGGATATGGTGGTGGCGTCGGGAACCTCTTCATCGATGGCCAGTCCCAGGAAGTATTTGTAGGCCAGGTTCATGGCGGCGTTCTCTATGACCTGCCTGTCCGAGTCTCCGTAGAGGTATTGCAGCAGGCACAGCCT is part of the Dehalococcoidales bacterium genome and harbors:
- a CDS encoding IS1182 family transposase, with amino-acid sequence MLKPRSPQESFYGSYLYDRIVPQDHLLRKINQAVDFSFISGLVKDRYTPNFGRPAEDPEFMLRLCLLQYLYGDSDRQVIENAAMNLAYKYFLGLAIDEEVPDATTISYFRAIRLGEEKFRQVFERIVQQCIDKKLVTGKRQIIDSTHIVADMAVVSLTGLIRLCRRNVLDSVGKQNPKIADRLGGKEAGFDQQDKYTRKEDNLEQEIEQAGALFSEVSRELERGRLEASDRLSMGLDLLEKAVADREEGAEDRLVSPVDPDARMGRKESKRWAGYKGHLVVEEESEIVTAVETTPANVNDGQELKPLLVQQEQAHALVPEELSADKAYDSGANLEALDNAGITGYISLTKKTNHIDPEFFTVEDFTYDEANDSLTCPAGNAAPYHRRAVFDGEQKRKGNIFQFSPEQCNACELKGRCCKGERGRTVYISCYEPLFQQMKVRMASEEGKAIYRNRYKIEHKIADLARYCGMRRCRYRGLARAGIHTLLAAIASNVKRMARLLFKEESPPLELASP